A window from Sulfurovum sp. TSL1 encodes these proteins:
- a CDS encoding ADP-polyphosphate phosphotransferase, giving the protein MKIKSKDFQVKEGKRVNLKKWPTIVKPAYKSKKKYKKHLKEQVEELSELQHLHYASDHCALLLIFQAMDAAGKDGAIRHVMSGVNPQGCQVFSFKHPSATELEHDFLWRTTRNLPERGHIGIFNRSYYEEVLIVRVHPEILRSQGFPDGMFDEETIWQNRYRSIVDFENHLYRNGTRIIKFFLHLSEEEQRKRFIDRIDEPEKNWKFNLADIEERKFWQQYMQAYESCLSATSTKNSPWYVVPADDKKNARLIISRIILDTFKSLQMHYPETDAKRLKELLSIRQRLMQKDQS; this is encoded by the coding sequence ATGAAAATCAAATCAAAAGATTTCCAAGTAAAAGAAGGCAAAAGGGTCAATCTTAAGAAGTGGCCGACAATCGTAAAGCCTGCGTACAAGTCGAAGAAGAAGTACAAAAAACACCTCAAAGAACAGGTAGAAGAGTTAAGTGAACTGCAACATCTTCATTACGCATCCGACCACTGTGCGTTGTTGCTGATTTTTCAGGCAATGGACGCAGCCGGTAAGGACGGTGCCATACGGCACGTTATGTCTGGCGTCAATCCTCAAGGGTGCCAGGTCTTCAGCTTTAAACATCCGAGTGCCACAGAATTGGAGCACGATTTTTTGTGGCGAACCACTCGTAATCTACCCGAACGTGGCCATATCGGCATCTTTAATCGATCCTATTATGAGGAAGTATTGATCGTTCGTGTGCATCCAGAGATTTTACGCAGCCAAGGGTTTCCGGATGGGATGTTCGACGAGGAAACGATCTGGCAGAATCGATACCGATCCATCGTGGATTTTGAGAACCATCTCTACCGTAACGGCACGCGGATTATCAAGTTTTTTCTTCATCTTTCAGAGGAAGAACAGCGAAAGCGTTTTATCGATCGTATCGACGAGCCTGAAAAAAACTGGAAATTCAATTTAGCCGACATTGAAGAGCGGAAATTCTGGCAACAGTATATGCAGGCCTATGAGTCGTGCCTTAGCGCAACGAGTACAAAAAATTCGCCCTGGTATGTGGTGCCCGCTGACGACAAAAAAAATGCCCGTCTCATTATCTCGAGAATTATTCTTGATACGTTCAAGTCCCTCCAAATGCACTACCCCGAAACTGATGCAAAAAGATTGAAGGAGTTGTTGTCGATACGCCAACGGCTGATGCAGAAAGATCAAAGTTGA
- a CDS encoding response regulator transcription factor, giving the protein MKILLMEDDPVLGDILADYLQEFYTTHRVFDSKEAQEMIDQAHYDLFIFDINVPGISGVELLEELRSFNDTTPAIIITAYGDTKHLKASFDAGAHDYIRKPFELEELKLRIEKSRVLFHIEQDTPVKLSESLTYYPSRKMVSDGSKEQGLRPKEMEILEYLIAHPKRLISQDELVQNIWEFDQLPSDATLRSYIRKLREIIGSEKIVTQRGMGYRYE; this is encoded by the coding sequence ATGAAAATACTACTTATGGAAGATGACCCTGTATTGGGAGACATCTTGGCAGATTATCTGCAAGAATTTTACACAACACATAGGGTGTTTGATTCAAAAGAGGCACAAGAAATGATAGATCAAGCACACTATGATCTTTTCATCTTTGATATTAACGTTCCTGGAATAAGTGGAGTAGAATTACTTGAAGAATTACGTAGCTTCAATGATACAACACCTGCCATCATTATCACTGCATATGGTGACACCAAGCATCTAAAAGCTAGTTTTGATGCAGGTGCACATGATTATATACGTAAGCCTTTTGAGCTGGAAGAATTAAAGTTACGGATAGAAAAAAGTAGAGTATTGTTTCATATAGAGCAAGACACTCCTGTAAAATTAAGCGAATCATTGACCTATTACCCTTCAAGGAAAATGGTTAGCGACGGAAGTAAAGAACAAGGATTACGCCCCAAAGAGATGGAGATACTGGAGTATCTTATTGCTCACCCGAAAAGACTCATCAGTCAAGATGAATTGGTACAGAATATTTGGGAATTTGACCAATTGCCAAGTGATGCCACCTTGCGTTCCTATATTAGAAAACTACGAGAAATTATAGGCAGTGAAAAAATAGTTACACAAAGAGGGATGGGATATCGCTATGAATGA
- a CDS encoding HAMP domain-containing sensor histidine kinase, translated as MAHMKETKLKESIVPDEIKLALIDTKGKVVDGKLIEPFTLNSPGYFEVKGYNVFVSDAPKEHLGIAYVVAQSNSLLMELKTLQNTVLKVIIGSSILMAIIAWILSKLFMKPISQKVEQIERFINDVTHELNTPITALTMATSQALKQESYTQKTLKNISISTKQLYDIYRSLTYLNFSSSKEEGSVINIAESAQKSIVYYQPLCESKRITMDTELEKYIFTIPEAQLQLLFGNLIGNAIKYSPRGSTITLWLKEGVFSIKDEGIGIEHEKQKEIFKRFKRATKYSGGFGVGLSIVKSICDEYGIKIELDSVPNKGTEFRLQFP; from the coding sequence ATGGCACATATGAAAGAGACCAAACTTAAAGAATCAATTGTACCCGATGAGATAAAATTGGCACTTATAGATACAAAAGGGAAGGTAGTAGATGGAAAGCTTATAGAGCCTTTTACATTGAATAGCCCAGGATATTTTGAGGTAAAAGGCTATAATGTTTTTGTATCTGATGCTCCTAAAGAACATTTAGGTATAGCCTATGTTGTTGCGCAGTCAAACTCTTTGTTGATGGAGTTAAAAACACTACAGAATACCGTATTAAAAGTGATCATAGGTTCTTCAATACTCATGGCTATAATTGCATGGATTCTCTCAAAACTCTTTATGAAACCCATTAGTCAAAAAGTAGAACAGATAGAACGTTTTATTAACGACGTAACCCATGAACTAAACACTCCTATAACTGCACTTACTATGGCGACAAGTCAAGCACTAAAACAGGAAAGCTACACACAAAAGACTTTAAAAAATATTTCCATCAGCACCAAACAACTTTATGATATTTATCGTTCATTAACATATTTGAATTTTTCAAGTTCAAAAGAAGAAGGTAGTGTCATAAATATTGCTGAATCCGCTCAAAAAAGTATTGTTTATTATCAGCCTTTGTGTGAAAGTAAACGTATCACCATGGATACAGAACTGGAGAAATATATTTTTACCATACCGGAGGCACAACTACAGCTTCTTTTTGGCAATCTCATAGGAAATGCTATAAAATATTCACCTAGGGGTTCAACTATAACTTTATGGCTCAAAGAAGGTGTTTTCAGCATTAAGGATGAGGGGATAGGCATAGAGCATGAAAAACAAAAAGAGATATTTAAACGATTTAAGCGTGCAACTAAGTACTCAGGTGGATTTGGTGTAGGGCTTAGCATTGTTAAAAGTATTTGCGATGAATATGGGATTAAAATTGAATTAGACTCTGTACCCAATAAGGGAACAGAATTTAGGCTTCAATTTCCTTAA
- a CDS encoding DUF3147 family protein translates to MAYYITKLIITTFLIVLISEIAKRSSLVGALLAAIPLVSILAMTWMYVDTNSSSNAVDFSNRIVWLIAPSITLFIVFPILIKKGLSFYLSMGISILMTIFAYYSVIFILDKFGIKL, encoded by the coding sequence TTGGCTTACTATATAACAAAATTAATTATTACAACATTTTTAATTGTATTAATCTCTGAAATAGCCAAAAGAAGCAGTTTAGTAGGTGCACTATTAGCTGCTATCCCTTTAGTATCAATATTAGCTATGACATGGATGTATGTAGATACAAATAGTAGTAGTAATGCGGTAGACTTTTCAAATAGAATTGTTTGGCTAATTGCCCCATCAATAACATTATTTATAGTTTTTCCAATCTTAATAAAAAAAGGTCTCAGCTTTTATCTTAGTATGGGTATCTCAATCTTGATGACTATTTTTGCTTACTATAGTGTCATTTTTATTCTTGATAAATTTGGTATTAAATTATAA
- a CDS encoding efflux RND transporter permease subunit — translation MVKRFFEILIQYKLLMLALFIVISGFGYKAYQNIPIDAFPDITPKQVVIYTESAGNSAEDIEKLITYPIEAAMSGLPGVKMILSNSIFGLSYVSIFFEDGYDTYLLRQLVTERLNTVDIPQGWGVPTMGPNTTGLGQVLWYALEDKANKYTPSQLRQLHEYTVTPLLKSVDGVEEVISWGGFEKQYEVLVDPKRLQAVDVTYNEVIEALEKSNQSVGGQYLEFNREQYLIRGAGLYEKMDDIRNTVIRTKDAKVVTIKDVATVQEGKAPRFGAVSVDGKERVFGMVLQRSGTNAAKVVELIKDKILLVESALPKGVKLQVIYDRTEITHKAVSTMTSALLTGSVLVAIVLFLFLFELRSAFIVIISLPISLLIAFLMMKEYGISANLMSLSGLAIAIGMIVDGTIVVVENSFRLLHDNPKASRAEVIAEATADVAKPVLFALLIIAAVFIPLLSLEGLAGKLYTPMALDIVFVMLGSLAVALLLVPVLSYMMLKQGKHSNSPLMAAIKAFYTPMLEFSLRHAKKLVAITFFIFFVLAGLLSQQGREFMPELNEETIMYRVIAIPGTSLTQNVENAQAIENFILKTYPEEVLSVLSMIGRSEKGETAQANYMEVLLTLDPEFEDIPALDKEMTKKLKEEFNYLQFISTQPIAMRIEELLEGVSAELAVKIYGEDQKVMSDVAAQISKVLQGIEGLDHAEVETQLGQAQINIKPNYLALSRYGLNVEDVMQVIRYGIGEETVTQKIEGVKRFGIVAKLKNAKQDIETIKKLILRSGTGKIVSLEEVCDISVAQGPAFIKREDLSRYMVLSLEVEDRDIATFVEEASIKISKQVVLPDGYYIKWAGDFKNMQEATQTLAMIIPITILLILLLLYTAFNSLKKAFLILLGVPLGLMGGIVGLLISGEYLSVSAIVGFIAIFAIAILNGIVLVSFIDELRKKFPEVKMIDMVKSATLLRLRPVLMTAFTTLFGILPLLFATGVGSEIQYPLSVVVTGGIISSTILTLLVLPSLYILFFNKE, via the coding sequence ATGGTGAAACGTTTTTTTGAAATACTTATACAGTATAAACTTCTCATGCTCGCGCTGTTTATAGTCATCTCAGGATTTGGTTATAAGGCGTATCAAAATATACCTATAGACGCATTTCCAGACATTACTCCTAAGCAGGTGGTCATCTATACAGAAAGTGCTGGTAACTCTGCGGAAGACATAGAGAAACTCATCACCTACCCTATAGAGGCAGCCATGTCAGGTTTGCCTGGGGTTAAGATGATACTCTCGAACTCAATTTTTGGACTTTCGTATGTTTCTATTTTCTTTGAAGACGGCTATGATACTTACCTATTGCGTCAACTCGTTACTGAAAGACTCAATACGGTAGATATACCTCAAGGATGGGGTGTTCCGACCATGGGTCCGAATACAACAGGCTTAGGGCAGGTATTATGGTATGCCCTTGAAGATAAGGCCAATAAATATACACCTAGCCAACTCCGTCAACTGCATGAATATACAGTCACTCCTTTACTCAAATCTGTGGATGGTGTAGAAGAGGTCATCTCTTGGGGAGGCTTTGAGAAACAATATGAAGTTCTTGTGGACCCTAAGCGTCTTCAAGCTGTTGATGTCACCTATAATGAAGTGATAGAAGCGCTAGAAAAGAGTAATCAATCCGTAGGTGGACAATACCTAGAGTTCAATAGAGAGCAGTACCTTATACGTGGTGCAGGACTCTATGAAAAAATGGATGATATTCGAAATACTGTCATACGCACAAAAGATGCAAAAGTGGTGACGATAAAAGATGTTGCTACAGTACAAGAAGGAAAGGCTCCCCGTTTTGGAGCAGTAAGTGTTGATGGGAAAGAAAGGGTCTTTGGAATGGTGCTTCAGCGTTCAGGTACCAATGCAGCCAAGGTTGTTGAGCTTATCAAGGACAAAATACTACTGGTTGAATCAGCACTCCCCAAAGGTGTAAAGCTCCAAGTGATTTACGATAGAACAGAAATAACGCATAAGGCAGTCAGCACAATGACTTCCGCACTTCTAACAGGCTCAGTGCTTGTTGCGATCGTGTTATTCCTCTTTTTGTTCGAACTACGTTCTGCATTTATCGTCATCATCTCTTTACCTATCTCTTTGCTTATAGCATTTTTAATGATGAAAGAATATGGCATATCTGCAAACCTTATGAGCCTTAGCGGACTAGCTATAGCTATAGGGATGATAGTTGATGGAACCATTGTGGTTGTCGAAAACAGTTTCAGGTTATTGCATGATAACCCCAAAGCCTCACGTGCAGAAGTGATCGCAGAAGCTACTGCAGATGTGGCAAAGCCAGTACTTTTTGCCCTCCTTATTATTGCAGCTGTCTTTATTCCGCTGTTGAGCCTTGAAGGACTTGCAGGAAAACTTTATACCCCTATGGCATTGGACATTGTCTTTGTGATGCTTGGCTCGCTTGCGGTGGCTCTTCTACTGGTTCCGGTACTCTCATATATGATGCTCAAACAAGGGAAGCACTCGAACAGTCCTCTTATGGCAGCCATTAAGGCATTCTATACACCTATGCTGGAGTTTTCTTTGCGCCATGCAAAAAAGCTGGTGGCCATTACTTTCTTTATATTCTTTGTCTTAGCAGGACTACTCAGTCAGCAAGGACGGGAGTTTATGCCGGAGCTCAATGAAGAGACCATTATGTACAGGGTTATCGCTATCCCTGGAACCTCACTTACTCAAAATGTAGAAAATGCACAAGCTATCGAAAACTTTATACTTAAAACCTATCCTGAAGAAGTACTCTCTGTACTAAGCATGATCGGAAGAAGTGAAAAAGGTGAAACGGCACAAGCTAACTACATGGAGGTTCTCTTGACCCTTGATCCAGAGTTTGAAGATATTCCAGCTCTTGACAAAGAGATGACAAAAAAACTCAAAGAAGAGTTTAACTATTTACAATTTATCTCTACTCAACCTATTGCTATGCGTATAGAAGAGCTACTTGAGGGCGTAAGCGCAGAACTTGCAGTCAAAATCTACGGAGAAGACCAAAAGGTTATGTCTGATGTTGCTGCGCAAATATCTAAAGTCCTGCAGGGCATAGAAGGGCTTGATCATGCCGAGGTTGAAACACAATTAGGACAAGCACAGATCAATATCAAGCCAAACTACCTAGCACTTTCGCGATATGGCCTCAATGTGGAAGATGTAATGCAAGTCATTCGTTATGGAATTGGGGAAGAAACTGTTACTCAAAAGATAGAAGGAGTGAAACGCTTTGGTATCGTGGCAAAATTAAAAAATGCCAAACAAGATATAGAAACAATAAAAAAACTGATCCTTCGTTCAGGTACCGGAAAAATAGTTTCCCTGGAGGAAGTGTGTGACATCAGTGTAGCACAGGGGCCTGCCTTTATTAAGCGTGAGGACTTGAGTCGATATATGGTTCTTTCACTGGAAGTTGAAGATCGTGACATTGCTACGTTTGTTGAAGAGGCAAGCATAAAGATAAGTAAACAAGTTGTCCTGCCTGATGGCTATTACATTAAGTGGGCAGGCGATTTCAAGAATATGCAAGAAGCTACACAAACGCTTGCAATGATTATACCTATCACGATTTTACTTATTCTATTGTTGCTCTATACGGCATTCAACTCTCTTAAAAAAGCGTTTCTAATTTTACTGGGCGTGCCATTAGGGCTTATGGGAGGTATTGTTGGACTACTCATCTCAGGCGAATATTTGAGTGTCTCTGCCATTGTAGGGTTTATTGCCATCTTTGCTATAGCAATACTCAACGGGATAGTACTTGTGTCATTCATAGATGAATTACGTAAAAAGTTCCCAGAAGTGAAAATGATAGATATGGTAAAAAGTGCTACCTTACTAAGGCTAAGACCTGTACTCATGACAGCCTTCACCACGCTCTTTGGTATTCTCCCGCTCCTTTTTGCTACAGGTGTAGGCTCGGAAATACAGTATCCGCTCTCAGTGGTAGTCACAGGAGGAATTATCTCTTCAACAATCTTGACCTTGCTGGTCTTACCTTCATTATATATTCTATTTTTTAACAAGGAGTAA
- a CDS encoding efflux RND transporter periplasmic adaptor subunit encodes MTKYILLLLPLLFSMQSLANEIKIEHASLKPLGKVIQTNAQITQLSGQKQEIVSRLSGHLEAYFVTPGQQVKEGDKTILIESIELSRMTAEHLALLEQSKAAEAQKNNTMKLYKKGLASQNDLSSVIIALEEIRSKQNTLSSQLKSLGIEPEELKSATDQLILYAHADGVVGEILAPLHSNVDAQTPLMTLVNQSDYYAVAYLAVDDAMQISKETKGWLKVANKTYPSYFLQLLPNIDEETQRAKVLFQIEKSPSNLLFGSFAEMDISLAPFHDAVMVKKSALTLFQGEWVVFVEAKHEEADHHEEKSGLNHEKEANEHDEHDDEDEEAPYIAKVVNIIAYAGEYVAIEGISAEEEYVSEGVYFVKSMMLKSSLGEDGH; translated from the coding sequence ATGACTAAATACATATTATTACTACTGCCGCTACTCTTTTCGATGCAGAGCTTGGCAAATGAAATCAAAATTGAACATGCTTCACTAAAACCTTTAGGAAAAGTTATCCAGACCAATGCACAGATCACACAACTCTCTGGCCAAAAACAAGAGATTGTTTCCAGGTTGTCTGGGCATCTAGAAGCTTATTTTGTCACACCTGGACAACAGGTAAAAGAAGGCGACAAAACAATACTTATAGAGTCTATAGAACTCTCTAGAATGACTGCCGAGCATCTTGCATTATTGGAGCAATCCAAAGCTGCAGAAGCACAGAAAAATAACACTATGAAGCTTTATAAAAAAGGTCTTGCTTCACAAAATGATTTAAGTAGCGTTATCATAGCCCTAGAAGAGATACGTTCTAAGCAAAACACTTTATCTTCACAACTGAAGTCTTTAGGCATTGAACCGGAAGAGCTTAAAAGTGCAACTGATCAGCTTATACTTTATGCACATGCAGATGGTGTTGTTGGGGAAATTTTAGCTCCACTGCACAGTAATGTAGATGCACAAACACCTTTGATGACATTGGTGAATCAAAGCGATTATTATGCTGTTGCATACCTGGCTGTTGATGATGCGATGCAGATATCAAAAGAGACCAAAGGATGGTTAAAAGTTGCAAACAAAACATATCCTTCATATTTTTTACAATTATTGCCAAACATTGATGAGGAGACGCAACGCGCAAAAGTACTTTTTCAAATAGAGAAAAGTCCTTCAAACCTCCTCTTTGGATCCTTCGCGGAGATGGATATATCACTTGCACCTTTTCATGATGCTGTCATGGTTAAAAAATCAGCTTTGACACTTTTTCAAGGGGAATGGGTAGTATTTGTAGAGGCGAAACACGAAGAAGCGGATCACCATGAGGAAAAATCAGGTCTTAACCATGAAAAAGAAGCGAATGAGCACGATGAGCACGACGACGAGGATGAAGAAGCTCCATACATAGCAAAAGTGGTCAATATCATCGCGTATGCTGGTGAATATGTGGCTATTGAAGGCATTAGTGCAGAGGAAGAGTATGTAAGCGAAGGTGTTTATTTTGTGAAATCTATGATGTTGAAGTCTTCGCTTGGCGAAGACGGTCACTAG
- a CDS encoding TolC family protein, which translates to MKKIIMIFLTLSLSLFGMSYAKLKKHIEENSKVLKSQQLSLEANRQENNILLRTQNPTLGLEAARYNPDFTDSEYGYTISASQTIRTGNYLGGLQDKANASNLLQQAYVLEGKAGYMKALEGLYTEYVYQSKLLSLLKQEYALSSEVTGIVEERYKNGSENKAAYLQAKTDTLALKTQIYTTKQQMNSLHYELLAIAGFSDKVSLDKKFVYSVSSQAKSASKVSPQEKILAAKEKMLASQMRMNESSFNSYVLNTGIEQEPDQSIIRLGISIPLTVQHKKEEEKALARLKMKQLELDSAQLKIDLSLKKQMLKDSIKELSQQYRSLKTLKTEQEALSTLLLEGYKIAQGSIFVMMNAKNKLIQTQKSLLQTQAMINNKKIELRFIQGQYND; encoded by the coding sequence ATGAAAAAAATCATCATGATTTTTTTAACTTTGTCGCTCTCTCTCTTTGGGATGAGCTACGCAAAGCTTAAAAAACATATAGAAGAAAACTCAAAAGTACTCAAAAGTCAACAACTCTCACTTGAGGCAAACAGGCAAGAAAATAACATACTTTTAAGAACACAAAACCCAACATTGGGCCTAGAGGCAGCAAGATACAACCCTGATTTTACCGATTCTGAATATGGCTATACGATAAGCGCATCTCAGACTATCAGAACTGGGAATTATTTAGGGGGGCTCCAAGATAAAGCCAATGCTTCTAATCTCCTCCAGCAAGCCTATGTGCTTGAAGGGAAAGCTGGATACATGAAAGCACTTGAAGGACTTTATACAGAATATGTCTATCAAAGCAAACTGCTTTCATTACTCAAGCAAGAGTATGCACTTTCAAGCGAAGTGACTGGCATTGTAGAAGAACGATACAAGAATGGCTCGGAAAACAAAGCAGCATACCTGCAGGCAAAAACAGATACCTTGGCGCTAAAAACACAGATATACACAACAAAACAGCAGATGAACTCACTGCACTATGAGCTCTTAGCTATCGCTGGTTTTAGTGATAAGGTGTCTTTGGATAAAAAGTTTGTCTATTCTGTCTCGTCTCAAGCAAAAAGCGCATCAAAAGTCAGCCCTCAAGAGAAAATTCTTGCTGCAAAAGAAAAGATGTTAGCAAGTCAAATGCGCATGAACGAAAGCAGCTTTAATAGCTATGTGTTAAACACAGGTATAGAGCAGGAGCCTGACCAGTCTATCATAAGACTTGGTATCTCTATCCCCTTAACCGTACAGCACAAGAAAGAAGAAGAAAAAGCCCTGGCAAGATTAAAAATGAAACAACTAGAACTTGACAGTGCACAACTTAAAATAGATCTTAGTTTGAAAAAACAAATGCTCAAAGATTCCATAAAAGAACTTTCACAGCAGTATCGCTCACTTAAAACACTTAAGACAGAGCAGGAGGCACTTAGTACATTACTTTTGGAAGGCTACAAGATAGCTCAAGGGTCTATCTTTGTGATGATGAATGCAAAAAACAAACTCATACAGACGCAAAAGTCACTACTGCAAACACAAGCAATGATCAACAATAAAAAAATAGAATTACGTTTTATACAAGGACAATACAATGACTAA
- a CDS encoding c-type cytochrome: MKMNKIIVGLLFAAVSLSANVTGENVYNAKCAKCHMLEAPMNMDKVERMETMQEMMRSMKAPPMAMVSAKVKYAVGNDEAAFTAFVMDYIKNPSRDKAVCMPMAIRRFGLMPPIGASMSMEERVAVAVWLYKNFDEKWDDNKCMPWKGGMGMEGKGMMQDQNSMRCAAGKCGMGKNSSY, translated from the coding sequence ATGAAAATGAATAAAATTATCGTAGGTCTGCTTTTTGCAGCAGTGAGTCTGAGTGCCAACGTCACCGGCGAGAATGTTTACAATGCCAAATGTGCCAAATGCCATATGCTAGAAGCTCCAATGAATATGGATAAAGTTGAACGCATGGAGACCATGCAGGAAATGATGAGGAGCATGAAAGCACCACCAATGGCCATGGTAAGCGCAAAAGTAAAATACGCTGTAGGCAATGACGAAGCTGCGTTTACTGCATTTGTCATGGACTATATCAAAAACCCGAGTCGAGATAAAGCAGTCTGTATGCCAATGGCCATCAGAAGATTTGGACTGATGCCACCGATAGGTGCTTCAATGAGCATGGAAGAACGCGTAGCGGTAGCGGTGTGGCTCTATAAAAACTTCGATGAAAAATGGGACGATAACAAATGTATGCCATGGAAAGGTGGCATGGGCATGGAAGGCAAAGGAATGATGCAGGACCAAAACAGCATGAGGTGTGCTGCTGGAAAATGTGGAATGGGAAAGAACTCTTCATACTAG
- a CDS encoding DUF302 domain-containing protein has protein sequence MIYKLKTHRDIIDIKSKLEAKAKEVGFGVLGSYEFKKILENKGFPIERDIVVYELCNPGGAQQALSTIPEISVYLPCRLSIYREDGLTVLTTIGIEDILQSVNVDDAFRAYMNEIFEKIKTLMHDLSLA, from the coding sequence ATGATTTACAAACTAAAAACACATCGTGACATTATAGACATCAAGTCAAAACTAGAAGCCAAGGCAAAAGAGGTCGGTTTTGGGGTATTGGGTTCCTATGAGTTCAAAAAAATCCTGGAAAACAAAGGGTTTCCCATTGAACGCGATATCGTTGTCTATGAACTCTGTAACCCGGGAGGAGCACAGCAGGCACTCTCTACTATCCCTGAAATCTCAGTCTATCTTCCTTGTCGTCTCTCTATCTATAGGGAAGACGGCTTGACAGTTCTCACCACCATAGGGATCGAAGATATACTGCAGTCTGTCAATGTCGATGATGCATTCAGGGCATACATGAATGAAATTTTCGAGAAAATCAAGACATTGATGCATGATCTGTCTCTTGCCTAA
- a CDS encoding SO_0444 family Cu/Zn efflux transporter: MEYVTPFFIALFELSNAMAPYILFGLIFAGILHELVPNTLVTKHLGKENISSVVKATIFGVPLPVCSCGVIPLATSIKKSGASKGSTLSFLISTPITGVDSILATYGVFGWIFTLYRVITSMIIAMAAGILTNIFDKDEQEKPKPVFNAAPTTGFSMASGFSEKEKEVPCSSGTSCCDTEEKKKFSTSSALRYAFVTLLGDIAKPLFWGLIIGAAIAVAIPENLSEMLMDHAWLSYLVAIAIAVPMYICATASLPIAAALMLSGVSAGAAFVFLSAGPATNTVTISVVKKMLGARSLYIYLGSIIIGSMLFGLGLDYVFDSNSIDPKSLVHIEEDAGAIAILSSLVLWGFVGYFLIKPYFGKRSLASCSDGGCAS, translated from the coding sequence ATGGAATACGTCACCCCTTTTTTCATAGCACTATTTGAACTCAGCAATGCTATGGCTCCCTATATTCTATTTGGGCTTATATTTGCGGGCATACTGCACGAATTAGTCCCCAATACGTTAGTTACAAAGCACCTAGGTAAAGAAAATATTTCATCGGTTGTCAAAGCGACAATCTTTGGTGTGCCCTTGCCTGTCTGTTCTTGTGGAGTAATACCTTTGGCAACCAGCATTAAAAAGAGTGGCGCAAGCAAAGGCTCAACGCTCTCTTTTCTTATCTCAACACCAATTACAGGAGTGGATTCTATTCTTGCAACCTATGGAGTCTTCGGGTGGATCTTTACGCTCTATCGGGTCATCACATCAATGATCATTGCTATGGCAGCAGGAATACTCACCAACATTTTTGACAAAGATGAGCAAGAGAAACCCAAGCCAGTTTTTAATGCAGCACCAACAACAGGTTTTTCTATGGCCTCCGGCTTTTCCGAAAAAGAGAAAGAAGTCCCCTGTAGTTCTGGCACATCCTGTTGTGACACAGAAGAGAAGAAAAAATTTTCAACCAGTTCGGCACTGCGCTATGCTTTTGTCACTCTGCTCGGTGACATTGCCAAACCTCTCTTCTGGGGTCTCATTATTGGTGCAGCCATCGCGGTAGCCATCCCTGAGAACCTTAGTGAAATGCTAATGGATCATGCTTGGCTCTCTTATCTTGTCGCTATCGCTATTGCCGTACCGATGTATATTTGTGCAACAGCTTCTCTGCCTATCGCTGCTGCATTGATGTTGTCTGGCGTCAGTGCAGGAGCCGCTTTTGTATTCCTTAGTGCGGGACCTGCAACCAACACAGTGACAATCAGTGTAGTCAAAAAGATGCTCGGGGCTCGATCTCTTTATATTTACCTTGGCAGCATTATTATAGGAAGTATGCTTTTTGGACTAGGACTGGACTACGTTTTTGACAGCAACTCTATTGATCCAAAATCACTTGTGCATATTGAGGAGGATGCCGGGGCAATAGCCATACTTAGTTCATTGGTATTGTGGGGATTTGTAGGTTATTTTCTAATCAAGCCTTACTTTGGCAAAAGGAGTTTGGCATCTTGTTCAGATGGAGGTTGCGCATCATAA
- a CDS encoding helix-turn-helix transcriptional regulator, translating to MKTLVQIAKIFSDANRLDIFALIIRNGDLCVCEICDTLNLSQPLVSRHLKNMREAGILESKQEGRWMVYSLTPQPNTFLLCWIEEVRKHMDSLPKLIGCSKR from the coding sequence ATGAAAACATTAGTTCAAATAGCAAAAATATTCAGTGACGCCAACCGGCTCGATATTTTCGCTCTTATTATTCGTAATGGAGACCTGTGTGTCTGCGAAATATGTGATACACTAAACCTTTCTCAACCACTAGTATCTCGTCATCTAAAGAATATGCGAGAGGCGGGGATACTCGAGAGCAAGCAGGAAGGCCGGTGGATGGTGTATTCATTGACACCCCAACCAAATACATTTTTGCTTTGCTGGATCGAAGAGGTTAGAAAACATATGGACTCCTTACCCAAACTAATTGGCTGCTCAAAACGCTAA